The genomic DNA GGGCGACGCGCACGTTGCCGACGGGCTGCAGAAGGGTCGTGGGCTCGAGCCGGCCCCCGACGCTGCCGAAGGCGAGTTGGCTCGTGCGCGGCACAGCCGCCGACCCGAGCGTGCCGATGAGCAGCACGATCGTCACGAACGCGAGGAACCCGCTGCGCCGGCGCAGCGCCCCGGCGAGCACCATCGAGAGTGCGCACACGATGGTCGCCACGGCGAGCCCGACGGGTGCGGCGTATGCCGACTGCGATCCTCCGCCGAGGGCGTACGCCGAGGCGATGCCGCCGGCCACGAGCGCGGCCCCGAGGGTCGTGATCACGTACGCGAAACTCGTGCGGGGGCGGGTCAGCCGGCGGATGCGCCGCGCCTCTTCGGCCTGCGCCTGGAACGCGGCGGCCCTCGCTCGGTTCTCGGCGGCGACCTGGGCGCGGGCGGCCCGGTTCGCGGCGGCCTGGTCCTGCTTCCAGCGGTCGTGCTCGACGCGCCACGCGTCGTATTGCGCGCGCCACGCGTCGTAGTCGTCGGCGCCGGCCGGGCGCGCGGGCGCCCGGGGTTCGCCGGGTGCCGGAGCTTCGCCGGGTGCCGGAGCTTCGCCGGGTGTCGGAGGCTCGCCGGTCGGCGAGCCCGGTGCGGATGCTCCGCCCGGAGCCGGCACGGCGGCGTCGGCGAGCGCGGCGGCGGCCGGTGCGGTCGTGGCGGGATCCGTGGCATCCGTGGCATCCGCGGCGTCCGCCGCAGACGGAGCATCCGTGGCATCCGCCGCGGACGGAGCATCCGTGGCATCCGAACCCGGCGCAGCCGCAGCCGCCGCCGGCCCGCCCGCCCGCCCGGTCGCCTCGTACGCCGCGAACGCGGCCTGGGGGCCGGTCTCGCCCTCGGGGCCGGCGGCCGCGCGTCGCACCAGCCAGACCACGAGCGCGACGATGCCGCCGACGAGCAGCAGCGTCCACAGCACGGGCAGCAGGTTGATGCCGAGCGGGTTGAACCACGGGCCCGTCCAGAAGTCGCCGGCCCACACCGCGCCGAACACGCCCTGCACGAACGACGGCACCC from Agromyces larvae includes the following:
- a CDS encoding PspC domain-containing protein, whose amino-acid sequence is MASTSTPPETDGPAAGTPGATGSPDAAPTAPGFFGWLRSLGVPRTPGWIGGVCAGIGARLGIDPILVRGVLVVFALFAPLAFLAYGAAWLLLPDLQGRIHLERLLRGAFDGAIVGIALFLLVGLAPFAFGVPSFVQGVFGAVWAGDFWTGPWFNPLGINLLPVLWTLLLVGGIVALVVWLVRRAAAGPEGETGPQAAFAAYEATGRAGGPAAAAAAPGSDATDAPSAADATDAPSAADAADATDATDPATTAPAAAALADAAVPAPGGASAPGSPTGEPPTPGEAPAPGEAPAPGEPRAPARPAGADDYDAWRAQYDAWRVEHDRWKQDQAAANRAARAQVAAENRARAAAFQAQAEEARRIRRLTRPRTSFAYVITTLGAALVAGGIASAYALGGGSQSAYAAPVGLAVATIVCALSMVLAGALRRRSGFLAFVTIVLLIGTLGSAAVPRTSQLAFGSVGGRLEPTTLLQPVGNVRVALDERVAAGPGTPTMRVLQGAGSVYVEVRDGTRLQLEVECGSCSISLMRADGIAWEPVGGIQLTAGVGSMSNWSRGIGRGLERGVPDATLEIRAGATRIEVIEFPADTALGEGATQNGEEN